The genomic window GACTTAAAATCGATTTGTGTAATTATAAAGAGTTCTGCATTTAACAGGGTATCGTCAAAATAGCTTAGTGCAAACACAGCAAGTGTAAATACAATGGTTATTAACATTAAGCCAATAGTGTTAGGCATTTTTAAAAAACGCACGTTTATATAACCAAAAATGGCAGATATAAGTACTAGTACAGAAACAATTACAAAATAATCCATAGGAAAATAAATTTATTGCTAAATTAAAAATTTATATCTTTTAACTATCATTAATTTCATATTATGAAAAACCATAATAGTTATTTTTAAGATCTAAAGTTTGAGGACGAATACTAACCGTAATTAAATATTTTGGCTATAACAATTTGTATTATAATACAGAATGTTTACTCGTTTTTATAACTTAGAGTAAAATATAGTGCAATCTATAGTCATTAGAATAATAATTAGTATTATGCCAGCAATTGAAGATACTCGTGTATTTTAAATGTGATTATTTTAGATGAAAAAAAACACTTTTTTTCTGTAGCTTATATTGGCTTTATATTTAGTAGAATACGTTTTCACATTAGGCTATAACAAATTATTAGCCTATTTTAAAATCGGATATATTATTACTTACTCTTTTAAAAACTTTTTAGAAGAAACGTTATTAATTTTCAATAAGTACAAGCCATTTTTTAGGTTTTGAATATTAATGGTTTCATTTTCTGCAATGAGACCTTTTGCTACTTGCTTTCCTAAAATATTATAAATGCGATATTGTTCAATTTTATTTAATCCTGAGATTTGAATAAAGTGAGTTGAAGGGTTTGGAGATATATTTATACCTTTTTTAGCAGTTAAATTATTTTGAAGAGAAAGAGCAGAAGAGTTAGATTCTGAAATATTATCGGCTTTATGGCCTTCAGTAGTTCCGTCTTTCTTTTTAAGCAAAACGCTAGATGAACTTTCCTGTCCAGTTACAACGTTGGATGTTTGTGCGTCTAGATTGAGGAAATTAAAGAATATAATAATCGTTAAAATGTAAATTTGCCTCATAAAATAAAATTTGTGTAGTATAATTTAAGCAAATTTATTGAATTTTTGCGAAATAGACCTTTGGTTTTATAAAAATAAGTTTTTTTAACGGTATTATTTACCGTTTACCTGTTTTTTAGAAGTGCTTTAATCTGTTTTTGTAAGAAATTAATCTGTATGTTCTTCTTGTTTTGTTATACTACATAAGTTTATGCATGAGCATTAGCGGATTTTAGAAATTAATTTTTATCATTAATTCATCCGCTATTGCTTACACATATTTTTGGTTAATACTTTTATTCTTTAACCTTCAACAAATTATTAATTATTTTATTCCATTTGTCTATCGATTGTAATTCTTCGCCAAGTTGATAACTTACTTCAGTATTATAAAACTCTAGCATAATATCTGGTTTGGTTTTATCAATAAAGCTAAGTTTTAAGTAGAGTTCATCAATTTGTTTTCCACTTTTACCTCTTGATTTACTAATGTTAACTATTTTACAACGACTAATAGTAGAGAGGTTAATAAATTGCTCCTTAACCGCCTCTTCATCTTTAGATATAAAGGATATGGAGTTATTAAATTCATCTATGCCAATGGCATAATAGCTGTAAATATCATGTTGGGTTATTTCGCAGTTATGCTGTTTAGCTAAATCTTTAAGCGCAATTAATTGGTGTTTTACTATTTTTTTTCTACTTCTGTTTGTTAATACAAATGGCATTGCACATATTGCAACGCATATAATTCCTATAAGGGTTGTTCCTAATTCCATTTTATAAATTTTAAAAATTTGATATACTAATTTCTGTATGAAACGGTAACCCGCAACATATCAATAACTTAATTTTAACTACGCATGGCGTAGTTTCTAATTAAAAAGGATTACCAAAAATTATGGAAAGGAAAGATTAGATCAGACTTTCTGTGCCTAATCAGTATGGTTTTTAAGAGATCTTTATATTGTTTAAACTTGGCATTAAATAGTAAATCGTTAGAGCAAATAAGCGCCCAAAAACTGAAATAAGGTAGTTTAAAATTAGGAAAAGAATAGTTAGCTAAATCAGAAAATAAATTTTCAAATTGTTGCGTATGGGCATAGAGAACCTTCGTGCTAGTTGTTAAACGTTCTTTTTTATTATTACTTTGTTCAATTGTCTGTGTGTTAGAACTCGGTAATGTGTTTGTCGGAACATAAATGCCAAAACAATAAACGGCAACGAGGAGAAGAACTTTTAATATGTTATTCCAATTTTTCATTCTAAGCTATTGACGTTTTAGAAAGTATTTCATTAACTTCTTTTAAACTATCTTCATTGTCTAACAAAAGAACCAATGTATCGTTGGCCTCAATTATTGTAGCACCTCCTGGGCGTACAAATTTTTTATTTCGCTTAATCATTACGATAAAAGCCGAACGTGGAAAATGTAAGTCTATAATTCGTTTTTTAACAGCATAACTTCCTGGTGCTATTGTTATTTCTTCCATTTCCGATTTTGGTAAATTCAGAATATACCTATCATTTTCAGCAATAGGTTTAACCTCTTCTGGTAATGCAACATTTAGCCATTTAGCAATAATAGATAAGGTTGTACCTTGGATTAAAATGGATGTTACCGAAATAAAGAATACAATATTAAAAATCATATTTGCTTTGTCAATACCTGCTAAAAGCGGATAGGTTGCAAATACAATAGGAGCTGCACCACGCAAGCCAACCCATGAAATATAAAAGCGTCTTCTAAGTTTCATTTTAAAAAATATTAAACTTATAAATACACCTATTGGTCGCGCCACGAGAATTAGGAATACAGAAATAAGTAGACCAATACCCATATAAGGGATAATTTGCGAAGGAAAAACAAGTAAACCTAAAGTTAGGAATAGTACAATTTGCATGAGCCATGCAATACCATCGAACATTTTTAAAATGGTAGATTTATGTATTAAATCTTGATTGCCTAA from Algibacter sp. L1A34 includes these protein-coding regions:
- a CDS encoding T9SS type A sorting domain-containing protein; amino-acid sequence: MRQIYILTIIIFFNFLNLDAQTSNVVTGQESSSSVLLKKKDGTTEGHKADNISESNSSALSLQNNLTAKKGINISPNPSTHFIQISGLNKIEQYRIYNILGKQVAKGLIAENETINIQNLKNGLYLLKINNVSSKKFLKE